The Fulvivirga maritima genome segment CCAAAAAAAGTGTAGGAAATGCCTAGATTATTTAATAATGCAGCAGTAATAGTTTTAATATTTGTATGTGCAGTAGCTTGTGAAAGTGAAGATGTAAAACCCATACAAAAAAATGACACTCAGCTATCTGAGTTCAATGGTTCACAATTCTTTGCCGATGATACTGGTGGAGGTGGTGAAGATGAAGAAGATCCTATAATACAGGATTAGTCTAATAGAACGAAAAGGGCTATCTAAAAGCAACTTGTATGTCCGATTGAGGTCTCTCGAAATCTTTATTATTCTCAATAGGAAGAGATTTTAAGTCACAATCATTAACTAAGTTACTACTCTTGAGATAGCCCTTTTTTTATGAATTTTATTTTAAAGTCAGAGGAGCCATTTTCGCCATAACTGTAATCAGCACGAAGTTGCTTTCCAAGCAGTTTTATGATCTCACTACCTTCTCCTTTGCGTTCAGTGTCATTGCTAAAACCATTGCCTTGGTCTTTTATCTCCAATGTTATTTCATTATTGATTTCAGATAGCATAAATTCTAGTGTCAGGTGTCCTTGGTCATTCTTTCCATATTTAATAGCATTAGTAATTACCTCATTTACTATGAGTGCTAACGGATTACATTGTTTTTCATGAATGTTAACTTGCTGCATATTATTGATTATGGTATAGTCGTCCACTTTTAGTCCTACAGCCAGGCATAAGCTTTCGCAGATATGTAATATATAATTATCAAAAGCGATCCATTTACTGTTAGATTGAGTAGGATTTGCGAGTAATCTATATACAGAATTAAGTATATCTACCTGACTTTTGATCTTTTTGAAAGCATTTAGCTCAGCAGTAGTGGTTAATTTCATTTCTTGTAAAATGATGAGGCTACTGAAAATGGAAAGTAAATTATTGGTTCTATGGTTAAGCTCTTTAAACTGAATTTTGGCTTTTTTAGCTTCTCTGGAACGAAACCAGGCATAGAGTAGCATGCAGAATAAAGTAATGAGTATGAAGGTGGCAATCCATCGGTAAGTGGTTTTATCTTGTTTCCGTTGCAGTGCTTCTAATTCAAAAGCCTTTTTCCATTCGTTTACACTAAAAGCAACTTCATATCTGCTTATAAGCTGCTGCTTTTGTTCGGAAATCAGTGAATCTTTTAGTGCTATAAGTAATTCTGCCAGTTCTAATGCTTTCTGTGATTGACCCTGAGCAGAAAAAGCCTTGTATTTTACATCATTAAAATCATAAACTAAGTTAAGAGGTACAGATACGCTACTTAGTATGGAGTCTGCTTGAGAGATATAGAAATCAGTGCTATCGTTATCTCCCGATAATGTATTGAGCCTGATTAGTTCAATGTAATATTTGAAAATTGATACGCTTGAACCATTTGTGTTTCGTAAACTATAAGATAAGTTTAGATAGTGTCTTGCGGAGTCATACTTTTGTAAGGCCATATAACTTAACCCAAGATTGAGCAATGTGGTAGCCTGTCTGGAGCCTTTAGGTTTTAATGCCAGACTCTTTTTGTAATAGAAAATGGCACTATCAGATGCTTCCTCGTCGTGATAATAATTGCCAATGTTGTTATATACTTTGGCTACATGTTGCTTGTCATCGAGTTCATGAGCTATGGTCAGTGATTTTTGAAAATAGGCCAAAGGCGAATTGCTGCCTGAATTTCTAAGTGTAGTGGCTAAAATGTTATAGCCATTCATAAGATCAGGTTTTGATTTGAGCCGCTCTAATATTTTAATGCCTTTGTGAAGGTTTACCATGGCGGAGTCATACAAATCAATTTTTTTATAGGCCAATGCTATATTAATTAACGTCTGAGCATATAGTGTATCCTGGTTATGTTTTTGGTAAATATCAATAGCCTGTAAATAAAGGGGCAGTGCTTCACCATATCGCTGCTGATTAAGAAGAGAACTAGCCAGATTACTAATGCATTTCCCCTGATTTATGGGGTCGTGTTCTCTCTTAGAGGCATTTATACAGGAAAGAAAAGCGGAATCAGCAAGAGTATATTTCTTTTCAAGTAATAAAGCAATTCCTAGTTTTTTTAAGCTGTCGTTAGATAAAGTGTTATCAAGGGTAGGTTTTTCTGTTGGAATTAAATCATTTCCCTGCGTCTCACTAATACAAAAAATAAAGAGGAGCAAGACCATTAAAATGCCTCTTGTTTGGTTTTTAAATGTACAAAATTGGCGTTGCCTATACATGAGAAGTGTTGCTTGATATGCAATATTAATTTAATAATTATATCTTTATATATAGCTTTTGCGCCTTAGAAGGTGATTTTTTGCATTAAGAATACTTTAAAATAGTTGGCTAGGTGATGATGAAAATAATGATAGTTGAAGATAATCCATTGATAGCTTTTAACTTATCTAAAAGCATAAAGCAGTTTGGCGATTACGATATACTCACTTATGATTCCGGAGAAGAGGCTATTAGGAATTTTGATAATGACTCTCCAAATGTGGTTTTTATGGACATCAAATTAGCCGGTGACTTAGACGGAATCAGCACGGCCAATATTCTACAGCAAAAAACCAGAGTGCCTATTGTATTTCTTACTGATTATGCTGATCCTGAAGTGATGAGGCGGGTTTCTTATCTGGAAGTAGTCAACTTTTTGATGAAACCCTTTGATGATGCTCTTATTATAAAAAGCCTTGATAAAGCGCTTTCCATAGTAGAAAATAGCACTGTTTCTACTAAAAAAGTGATGGAAAACACTAATGATCTTTTTATTCATGAGAAGGAGGGGAGGTTCAAAAAATTATCACTTAATGATATTATTTATCTGGAAGCTGATGGTTCTTATTGTACCATACATTGTCTGGAAGAGACAATTTCATCGATACCCAAAAACATGAAGACCATTTATGAGAATGTCATAAAGGCTGCTTCCTCACCCGAGAAATTTGTCAAGGTACATAAATCTTATGTCATTAATACTGACTGCGTAAACTACATTCAGGGAAATCAATTAGTGCTAAAAAATGGCCATAAGGTAGATATAGGAAAGACTTATCGACCTCTGATAAAAGAGATATTTAACATAGTATCTTAAAAACGCGCTTTCACAAAGTAATTCCTGCCTTTCACAAAACAGAATTTTTCCCGCCTTACCGAATACTCATATTGCCTTCATAATTAATGAAATGAAGATAATATGGCTGATCAAAGTTATCCTGTCCAAGTCTGTCTTAAGTTATTGGAAGAGCTGGCTATTAAGCATGGATATAAATTTACTGGAGGAGGTCTCCATAAATTAGTAATAGACGGAAAGATTGAAAATGTAAAGGAGAAATATTTAAAAAATACTTTCTATGAATGTAGGAATGCTGAAAAACTAGATCCTCAAGCTACTAAATCTTTCCGAATTGAAAACATAGATGCCATAGCCAAATCAGCTGGTTATGATGACATGAAGGATTTTCTGAGCAAGCATAACCTTTATGCTTCTTCAGATCCATTTGAGGTTAAACTGAGTAATAAATTACTAACTGACTTTAATCCTAAAGAATCAAATGAATGGCTAGATAAATACATGTTGGGAGCACGGTTTTTACCTGCTTTATTAGGTCTTATTCCTTTGATGATATGGATTTATTTCTCCGCTCTGAAAGATAATGACGGAACTCCAACGCTGTATGTCATAGGCTTGTTCATTTGTGTGGCGCTTGCCTGGGGGCTCAGTGCCTGGCTAGCCACATTAGGTAAAAAGTGGGAAAAGAAAATCTTTTTTGCTGAGGGGCAAAAAGGCTTTCCTACTGCTTATATGATGCTCTATGGTACCACTTCTAAATATTCTGAAGATCAGAAGATAAAGTATAGAGACAAGCTTATCCGGTATTTTGATATTGAAATACCTACCAAATTAGAAGAGCAGGAGAATGAGGCCCTGGCAGTTCAAAAATTAAATCAGGCATCTTATCAGCTTAAAAATGTGGTGAAATCAGTGGTCATTCGTTCGGCTCTAATCCGATATGGTTTTTTAAGAAATCTCATTCCATCTGCCTGGCTGGCCATAATTCTAAGTCTGCCGGCATTAGCGTATGCCTGGTGGCATGCAGATATACTATTGCTTTCAATCTTATCCATCTATGCATTTGCCGCAGCTTGTTACTGCATGTTTTATGAAGACTCTGTGCGGAAATCATCTGAGGCCTATGGCCGATACCTGATTGATGAGTTTATGAGCAGGTAATTTATTCTATACATGATGCTTTACTAAAAGGTTAAAAAATGAAATATCAATTAATAGAAAACTATTTTGAAACCGAGCTTTTTCAAAATGTAGTGCGCGAATATTTTGATACCGTACTGGCTAAGTTAATCGGTCGACACACTACCACTTCAGCCAAAGGGTTGTTTATAGTAAAAGGTAAACAGTGGGCAGATTATTATGATATGCCTTACCATGTACACATTCTTACCGGTCTTATTCCTGCGCTTTTTCTTTATGAAAAGTATATGCAGGAGCGCGGTTATGACACAGATACTGAGGCTGACCTTTATCTGAGGGTGTTCATTTTAGGCTTTACTTTTCATGACTCTAATAAGCTCTTACATGCACAGCAGACTTCTGATCGGTCAGACCTTGAAGTAGGGGTTTCTCAGCTAGATGAGCATGTGGCTGAATTAGCAGTGTATGAATTTTTGCCTTCTTTTGATCAGCATAAAAATAATGTATACTATCTGGCTCTTGCAGCTGAAGATGGTAGCTGGGTGGCATCAGAAGATTATCCTATAACGCTTAATAGAGATGAAATAGCTGGTGTGCAAAGGAAGCTCGCACATTTGGCTGATGGCATTGCTTCTATACAAAATGAAAATCTTGAGAGTATAGAAAGGCTACATGATAGTATTAGTCGCAAGCTTCGAGGCATTCAGGCTATAGTGCCTATGTCTGTTTCCTTTATTAAGGTGAGACATAACCCTTATACTCTATTAAGTCAGAACCTTTTGCAGGTTGCCAGAAAGGTGCTGCTCAAAAATGGTAAAAAGGTGATTTTGGCACTTCGAGAGGGTTTCGTGTTTTGGGGCGAACCCGTAACAGAAGCGGAGTATGCGGCCATAGAAAAGGAATATGAGCAGGGTAGCGTGGAGGATATCAAGTTTGTAGAGCTCACTAATGTTGATGCGCAAAGATGCACTTTCGGCTTCATCGGCTCCGCACCGTTTACTTATGAAGTATTGGATGAAGTGACTGATGTGATGAAGAACCGTTTTCTGGCTTTATCTCCTAATACACCTGCTAAAATTGAAGATTTTGATGCATTTGTAACCTTTAGCAAGCAGCTGGTGGCGGCTTATGGATTGCCGCTAGAATGTAAGGATGACAATGGCCGTTTGTTAATTAATTACTTTGAGACTTTTGATGATGGTGAGGATGAGCTTTTTATGAAAGTTTATAACCTTCATAAAATACAGTGGCTAAATACAAAAGAAAATTCAGAGTGGAATAAAGATTTTAAAAAGTGGACAGAGGAGCAAAGAAAATTGCCCAAAATCATAGTGCTAAAAGACACCGGAGAGGAGGTAAGCACCATACCAGCCTTACTTCAATTCATATCTGATAAGGTAAACAGTACCAATGCTCTGTATAAAACCTATCTCAATTTTATAAAAACATGGTTAGCCATTCGGGAGCAGGATGATGTTGATGAGTATTTGGAAGAGCTTCAGAATAGCATAATTAATCATTTTGAATCTCAGGAAAAGAAAGACTCCGTAAAGCAGCAGATTTTTCTAAAATACTTTGAATGTCCCGGGCATGTAAACCTTCAGTTTTTAAATGATTATTCTCCGGAAGTGCCTATTAAAAAGGAAATGTGCGCATTTACCGGATCGGAGGGTACGGTTCCTTATAAAGCAGTGGTTGCTTTTGGTATGAAAGCCAGAGGGTTTAGTAATCGTACCGTTACTTCACTGAGCAATAAAGCAAGTCACATTTCATCGCTTTTTGCTGAGGAAAATAAGCTCAGAGCCTCCATGTTCTCCACAGGAGATGCTAACCTTATGATTTATCATGATTTTTTCGAAGCTCGCTTAGATATTGATCGTGATATAGTGACTAGCTGTGTGAAGGCTAAAGATGAATTAAGTGTTTTGGAAGATGGCGTTATTCAGTTTGATAAGAATGCTAAATTCCATTATAACCTATATAATCTTGACTTTATAAAATTAGCCCCCAAGGTAGAACCTACCTTTTTTCTTGTAAGAAAGTGTCTGCGGCTAGTGCAGCATATGGGGTTGCGTACCTACATATCAGGTATTATGACTCCTTACACTCCCCATAGGGCCGTTTTTCATTTTGATAATGCTCCTCGTTTTCTAAAACTTTTACAGTGGGATAGCATACGCCTTATTCATGTAGAAGAAGTGCTAGATGAAATGTATTTGGTGTTGCGCTTTGGTAAAGACAGGATAGAAAGCAACCTGTTGAAAATAGCTCAGAGCAGGAGTGCTTACTTTAAACTCTACTACCTCTTAGGGGATGAGGATCAGAATAAAATATTTGACTCACTTCAAAAATTCTATAAAAAATATCCACAAAAATTTAAAGGAATGACAGTAACAGAACAGCTAGTGAAACTGGCAATAAAGATTGATGTTGGTTTCAGAAGTGGTGCAGAAGAAACCTGGATGATTCGCACCGCCATGGAGTATTTGCGGAAATATCACAAACAAGGCAGTACCAGAGAGGATATCATACAAAAAATATGCGGCGAGATTTATCGCAAATTAAGACTGCAAAAGCATGATAATATGGAAGTCATCAAAGACTTCGCTACTGCAGTTTATGATGATCTTTTTATTAATGATTGGAAAGGAAGTATTCCTCCTGTCAATGTAGAAAAAGACTGGATCTACCAGTTCGCCTTTTTATTCAAAGAGCATTCATTAAGTTTCATGAGAGAAAATACAGCTCGAAAAGTATATCAACAACTGGTAGATAAGGATCAGGAGGTAAATGAAGAAAACGTGAAATCTCTTTTGTCTAAAAACAGTCAAAAATATGTACATGAGTACATGGATCTAATTTCAAACCTTAAAAACTAATACTATGAAGACCATATATGATTTAATACCTGAAAAATTTTTTACTACCAGCCTTAAGGATAATGCACTGGGCTCTATCAAGATCGCTGTATTAAGAGAGGTGATTGGTAATGCCATCATCCGTAGCAACTATCCTGATGAGACTATCACCTTTAAACTTTCTGAAATGCGGGATGTAGTGGAAGTGCCAGCGCGAAAGCTGAAAAGCAGAGAAAAACTGTTGGGCTTAAAGTTATGTCGTGAATTTGGGGTAGTAGACAAAGAGCTAAGGTATAATGTAATTAAGAAAAGTCAACAATTGGCTAACCCAAATTCTGTGCTTTTTGGAGATAGCGTTACAGAAAGTGGAGACTCCGTAGCATTAACCAGCCGGGTGATATATGATTGGGCCTATTCACTGAGAGATATTAATCAGATTACCGCTACGCTGCAGCATAATGCCCTAAGTGAAGGCGGCACTATGTGGAATGAGGAGGAAGGCAAGTTAAGGCAATCTCTCTTTCAGGTACAATATGTGAAGCCAGGCACCTACCTGCCTCATTTTATTACCCTGGAAAATATAACGCCAGAGCTTTTTGTGCACCTTTTGTTATGCGTGATGAACGAGACCCGCTACTTTGCTCAAAGCACTACTACCAGTACCGCTAATGTTAAAAATCATATCCTAGGTATTGGCTTTGCGGATTTTGAACAACCCGTTAACAGCTATAGCATCTCTAAAAATTGGAATAATGATGATGTTAACTATGAAACCACTTCAGCCAGCATAGATGCGGCCATGACTAAAGCTTATGGGGAGCAAGGTTATGTGAAAGGAGAGAAGCTCGTCTCTTTGGTTAATGAGCTGTGGCAAGATAAAGAAGGTATGAATG includes the following:
- a CDS encoding tetratricopeptide repeat protein, with the protein product MVLLLFIFCISETQGNDLIPTEKPTLDNTLSNDSLKKLGIALLLEKKYTLADSAFLSCINASKREHDPINQGKCISNLASSLLNQQRYGEALPLYLQAIDIYQKHNQDTLYAQTLINIALAYKKIDLYDSAMVNLHKGIKILERLKSKPDLMNGYNILATTLRNSGSNSPLAYFQKSLTIAHELDDKQHVAKVYNNIGNYYHDEEASDSAIFYYKKSLALKPKGSRQATTLLNLGLSYMALQKYDSARHYLNLSYSLRNTNGSSVSIFKYYIELIRLNTLSGDNDSTDFYISQADSILSSVSVPLNLVYDFNDVKYKAFSAQGQSQKALELAELLIALKDSLISEQKQQLISRYEVAFSVNEWKKAFELEALQRKQDKTTYRWIATFILITLFCMLLYAWFRSREAKKAKIQFKELNHRTNNLLSIFSSLIILQEMKLTTTAELNAFKKIKSQVDILNSVYRLLANPTQSNSKWIAFDNYILHICESLCLAVGLKVDDYTIINNMQQVNIHEKQCNPLALIVNEVITNAIKYGKNDQGHLTLEFMLSEINNEITLEIKDQGNGFSNDTERKGEGSEIIKLLGKQLRADYSYGENGSSDFKIKFIKKGLSQE
- a CDS encoding LytR/AlgR family response regulator transcription factor, which gives rise to MMKIMIVEDNPLIAFNLSKSIKQFGDYDILTYDSGEEAIRNFDNDSPNVVFMDIKLAGDLDGISTANILQQKTRVPIVFLTDYADPEVMRRVSYLEVVNFLMKPFDDALIIKSLDKALSIVENSTVSTKKVMENTNDLFIHEKEGRFKKLSLNDIIYLEADGSYCTIHCLEETISSIPKNMKTIYENVIKAASSPEKFVKVHKSYVINTDCVNYIQGNQLVLKNGHKVDIGKTYRPLIKEIFNIVS
- the cas7d gene encoding type I-D CRISPR-associated protein Cas7/Csc2, with product MKTIYDLIPEKFFTTSLKDNALGSIKIAVLREVIGNAIIRSNYPDETITFKLSEMRDVVEVPARKLKSREKLLGLKLCREFGVVDKELRYNVIKKSQQLANPNSVLFGDSVTESGDSVALTSRVIYDWAYSLRDINQITATLQHNALSEGGTMWNEEEGKLRQSLFQVQYVKPGTYLPHFITLENITPELFVHLLLCVMNETRYFAQSTTTSTANVKNHILGIGFADFEQPVNSYSISKNWNNDDVNYETTSASIDAAMTKAYGEQGYVKGEKLVSLVNELWQDKEGMNALYAKAHADCEQYLKDIHIVKAKGGK